In the genome of Luteitalea pratensis, the window AGTTGATGCTCGCGGGCGTCACCAGTTCGGCCGCCATCGTGAGATCGCCCTCGTTCTCGCGATCCTCGTCGTCGACGACGATGAGCATCTTGCCGGCCTTGAATGCCTGGATGGCGTCCTCGACGGTCGCGAACGGCCCACGTCTGGCCGACGAGCCCTTGGCGATGCGGATGGTGGTGGTCATGCGCGCACGGTACCCAGCGACAGGCCGCGCAAGATGTACTTGCCGACCATGTCGCATTCGAGGTTCACGATGGCCCCTGGCTGCGCGTGACACAGCGTCGTGGCCGTCCAGGTATGCGGAACGATCTGGACGTCGAAGGTCGAACTCGAGAGCGAGGCCACGGTCAGGCTGATGCCGTCGACCGCCACCGAGCCCTTCTCGATGAAGTATGCGGCCAGCCCCGGTGGGAAGGAAATCCGCATCCGGTAGAACTCGCCCTCCGGGATCACGGCTTCGATGCGCCCGGTGCCGTCCACGTGCCCCTGCACGAAGTGGCCGCCGAGTCGACTGCCGACGGCCAGCGGCCGCTCGAGGTTCACGGACGCGCCCTCGACCAGGGTGCCGAGCGCGGTCACGCGGAGCGTCTCGGGCGAGACGTCGGCGCTCCAGGCGCCGTCGCCGATCGCCACGACGGTGAGGCACACGCCACTCGTGGCCACGCTGTCGCCAAGGGCCAGCTCGGCCGCGAGCGCGGTCCCGATGGTGAGGCGCTGGCCGCCGGCCACGGGGGCCAGCGCGAGCACGGTGCCGGTGGCTTCAATCAGTCCCGTAAACATCTGCTTCCATGAGGATATCGCGCCCGAGCGGCACCGTTCGCGGGGTCCACCCGTTCAGCCAGGCCGGTACGTCCCAGCGTACGGCACCGGGCCCGAACGCGCAGTCGCTCACGAGCTCGCTGACACGATCGACCACGCCGGCCGCCCAGCACGCGGCCTGCAACGTCGGCCCGCCCTCGATCAGGAGCGAGTGCACACCACGCGCCACCAGGGCCCCAAGCGCACCGGAGATGGTGCCATCGGTCGCCTGCACGACGACCCCGCGGCCGCGCAGGCCTGCCGCCGCGGCGCCGTCTGCGTGCAAACCATCGGCGATCACGATGACCGGTCCCGCATCCAGGCTCCCGACGAGCCGGGACGAGGGCGACAGCGACACCTGCCGATCGAACACCACGCGCAGCAACGGGCGATGACGGTACACGTCACGGGCCGTGAGGAGTGGGTCGTCGATGCGCGCCGTTGCCGCCCCGATGGCAATCGCGTCCACCCGTCCACGCACTCGTTGCGTCCACCGGGCCGCTTCGGGGCCGCTGATCGTCGTGCGCTCCCCGCGTCGCGCCGCCACCGCGCCATCGAGGCTCATTGCGACCTTCAGGTGCACCCACGGGCGTCCGAGTTCCACGGCGCGAAAGAACGGCGCGTTCTGCCGGCGCGCGTCGCGGCGGCCGACGCCGGTGGCCACCTCGATGCCACGCTCGCGGAGGTAGGCGAAGCCGCGGCCGGACACCTCGGGAAACGGGTCACCCGTGGCCACGACCACACGGCGAACGCCTGCTTCCGCCACGGCGACGCAACACGGGCCCGTTCGCCCGGTGTGGCCACAGGGCTCGAGCGTGCAGTACAGCGTCGCACCCGCCGCAAGCGCCCCGGCGGCCTGCAAGGCCACGACCTCCGCATGTGGTCCGCCGGCCACCTGGTGATGCCCCGCGCCGACGACGACACCTTCGTCGCTCACGATGACCGCCCCGACCACCGGGTTCGGGGTTGTCGCGGCGCGGCCGCGCTCGGCATGCCAGAGCGCGCGGGCCATGAATCGGGCGTCCTGAGGTTCGAGAACGCCGTCGACGTGACGCAGGTCTACCACGCGTCTTCGAAGAGCGCGTCGACGTACTCACGAGGATTGAACGGGACGAGATCGTCGATCTGCTCGCCGGTGCCCACGTACCGGATCGGCAACCGCAGGTCCTGGGCAATCGCGACCGCGACGCCTCCCTTGGCGGTGCCATCGAGTTTCGTGAGGATGATGCCGTTGACACCCGACACCTTCATGAACTCGCGGGCCTGCGCCACGCCGTTCTGCCCCACCGTGGCGTCCAGGACGAGCAGCACCTCGTGTGGCGCGCCCTCGACCTCGCGTGCCGCGACACGCTTGATTTTGTCGAGTTCCTTCATGAGGTTCACACGCGTGTGCAGGCGCCCTGCCGTGTCCACCAGCACAGGATCGAGCTGACGCGCCTTCGCGGACTGGATGGCGTCGAAGACGACGGCAGCCGGATCCGAATTGGGCTGCGCGCGCACGAAGCCGACGTCGGCCCGGCGGGTCCAGATCTCGAGCTGCTCCACGGCCGCGGCCCGGAACGTGTCGGCTGCACACACCAACGGCTTCTGGCCTTCCTGCTTCAGCAGGTTCGCCAGCTTGCCAATCGACGTTGTCTTGCCGGTGCCGTTGACCCCGACGATCAACACGACCCGCGGGTGAGCCCCGGTGACCGGCGGCGGCGCTGCCCCCTGGAGGATCGACAGGATCTCCTCGCGTACGAGCGGCAGCAGGTCATCACCTCGACGCGCCTTGCGGCGTACCGACTCGACGATGCGGTCGGTCGCGGCGACGCCAACGTCGCAGGTAATCAGCGCCTCCTCGAGTGCGTCGGCCGATTCGATG includes:
- a CDS encoding riboflavin synthase encodes the protein MFTGLIEATGTVLALAPVAGGQRLTIGTALAAELALGDSVATSGVCLTVVAIGDGAWSADVSPETLRVTALGTLVEGASVNLERPLAVGSRLGGHFVQGHVDGTGRIEAVIPEGEFYRMRISFPPGLAAYFIEKGSVAVDGISLTVASLSSSTFDVQIVPHTWTATTLCHAQPGAIVNLECDMVGKYILRGLSLGTVRA
- the ribD gene encoding bifunctional diaminohydroxyphosphoribosylaminopyrimidine deaminase/5-amino-6-(5-phosphoribosylamino)uracil reductase RibD, which encodes MVDLRHVDGVLEPQDARFMARALWHAERGRAATTPNPVVGAVIVSDEGVVVGAGHHQVAGGPHAEVVALQAAGALAAGATLYCTLEPCGHTGRTGPCCVAVAEAGVRRVVVATGDPFPEVSGRGFAYLRERGIEVATGVGRRDARRQNAPFFRAVELGRPWVHLKVAMSLDGAVAARRGERTTISGPEAARWTQRVRGRVDAIAIGAATARIDDPLLTARDVYRHRPLLRVVFDRQVSLSPSSRLVGSLDAGPVIVIADGLHADGAAAAGLRGRGVVVQATDGTISGALGALVARGVHSLLIEGGPTLQAACWAAGVVDRVSELVSDCAFGPGAVRWDVPAWLNGWTPRTVPLGRDILMEADVYGTD
- the ftsY gene encoding signal recognition particle-docking protein FtsY, whose translation is MSFFDRLKSSLQKTKDQLFGAFEESAAPAASGGTATVGTRTRRIESADALEEALITCDVGVAATDRIVESVRRKARRGDDLLPLVREEILSILQGAAPPPVTGAHPRVVLIVGVNGTGKTTSIGKLANLLKQEGQKPLVCAADTFRAAAVEQLEIWTRRADVGFVRAQPNSDPAAVVFDAIQSAKARQLDPVLVDTAGRLHTRVNLMKELDKIKRVAAREVEGAPHEVLLVLDATVGQNGVAQAREFMKVSGVNGIILTKLDGTAKGGVAVAIAQDLRLPIRYVGTGEQIDDLVPFNPREYVDALFEDAW